ACAACTATTGCCAGAAAGGACCACCTTTGAGAGGAATGGTCAAAACTGAGGCGGCGGCAGGCCCGACAAGTGACACGTGCCACTTCCTGCCACCGTGGAAGGCGGTAGACCATGCCACCACCAGTGACGGTGGCACATCAGCAGTGGCGGTACACCTGCTGCCGCTCCAAAAGACCGTGACTCGGATCAACTTGCGTAATAATATTCAAACAGTAGCAGGTCAGTTCGATTTGTACGGTGTGAGGTGAGTTGTACTCTGGGCCATGCCTGTAAATTAAGAAAAGCTTAGCTCACCACTTGCACTGCAACTTTCTGGTATGTTGAGGGATGGGTGCGTTTTAAAGAAGACCCAGCGTAGTCATGCAGGCGTGCTGCCACatgcggcggcggcagctcccACCGCACTGTTTCCTGATTACCTCcgttagagcatctccactcgttCGGCCTCTCAAGGGAAAGGCCGGCGCTCTTTTGGGCCTCCGCATGGCGATTTTTAGACTTTGGGGCCGATTTAGGTCCCAGCCACGTCCCCAGGTGCCGCCCCCAAGGCGCCGAAAATTCAAACGTGGTCTATTTTCGTCCTCCATAAAACGCCACAAGTTCGGCGATCACATTGCCACAGTTCGGCGCGCAAAAAAAATGAAAGGACTCAACAGATCAAACGGCGGTGTCGGCCTCCAACGTCGGAGGAGTCGGCGTGCACGGGCTGGGCGGCCTCGGCGTGGCTTCTTCTGTGCAGGGCGGCGTCGGCGCGGCTTCTGTGCTGCTGGGCGTCGTGGAGGCATTATCGCTTGGGCTTGGCGGCGGTGTTGGCGTCGGCGTGGGAGTTGGCGGCGCCGTTGACGACATCTGGTTCAGGATGAGGCCGCTAGGCCATGTACCACGCCTTGACCTGCTCGTCCATTGCCGACATGTCCGCCCCGCCCATCAGGAAAAGCCAGAtcggtgttcctcttcttcgcggCGACGTTGGTCCGGAGCAGGTCGAGCTTGATGGCGCTGCTCGTCATCAACGTCGACCACCGCGCCTCGGTCTTCTCTTCTCGCTGGGCGGCCCGGGTCTTGGCGTCGGCGAGGCAATGATCGATGGACTCGTGCACACGTGCGGAGCCGACTCGGCGTGTttccccttcttggcccctttgtTGCCGTCTGGCCGCCCGTCGGCCGCGCCCGGCATCGGCGCGTCCGGCATGTACGTCTCCTTGGCCTTGGAGAGGGTGCGCCTGGCATCTGCCCACTTCTCGCACTTCTGGATCCGCTTGAAGACGTGGAGGTACTTGAAGTCTTGGTCGCTACTGTCCCGGCGAAACATGGCGAACATCCGCACCAGCTTTGCCGGGAAACAACAGTTGGCGGGCGCGCACAAGCCGAAACGAAAAGGGAGAGCGCGGTGTGGCATACCTGATACTCGATGCTGGCGCCGCTCTCCGGCCGAGCCGCGATCTCCTCGACGATCCCTTGCCATTTGTTGCACGCCGTTTGGATGAGCCCCCAATGGTTCGCCATTGCCTCCGACCCGCGCTGCATGTGCACGCCTTTGAAGAAGGGGTCGATGAGCTTGCGCTCGTcgaactcggccttgatgcgGTCCCAATACGTGTCGATGCTCTGGTTTGTGCCGGTGATCGGGTCGAGGCAAATGACTTTCCACGCTTCGGCGAGGCACTCATCCTCCTTGGACGCCTACTTGATGCGCGGCTCGCCGGTCCTGGCTgccccctcttcttcttcttgccttTCCTCGCCGGAGCAGGcgccgactcctcctcctcctcctctggctcCTCCTCGCCGTAGTCGAGCTCGCCGTCCATGTCGCCATTGAGGTCCATTGTGTCGTCCAGGGCAATGAACCTGggggacgcggcggcggcggctgagcCGGTCGTgatgatgtcgtccatgtcgTCCTCCGTCGCGTCGGTGTCGCCGAGATGCGACGAGAAGGCTTCTGAGAAGGGCAGCCCGCCACGACAGAGAGGTGGCGTTGGGGTGGATGCGTAGGCTGGCGGTGAGTAGGTGTACGGAGGTTACTGCACGCCGGAGAAGGCGGGCGAGGGCGTGTGCTAGGCCGGGTGACCATGTTGGGGTTGAACCCACCGTGCTCGTCACCGTCGGCGTAGCCCGGCGACGGCGTGCAGCCCCAGGGTTGTGGCGACAACGAGAAGCCGGCCGAAGACCCGACGCTTTGCTGGCTCGAGGGCACGTACGGGGCGTGGCCGCCGGGTGGATTCATCATCCCCGCGCGAGCCGCCTCGGCTTGTTCGGCCGAgcgctccgcctgctccgccacTGCCACAACCGCGAGCGCCGCGCTGTCTCGGGCCTTCTTGGTGTTGGCCCTGTTCCGCCGGTCGGCGGTGACAGCCTCCCGGTGCTAAACTTCCGCCCTCCAGTCGGCGTTAGATATGCCCGGGGGCTTGGACGGCGGTGCCCTCAGCTTCCTCTGCATCGgctgggcgacggcggcggtggcaCCCGTCGCGGCGCGGGGGACCACGTACTTCCTCGGCGGCATGGCGGCCGGctgggaggggaggaggaggagattgGCGGGAGGAATGGAGAATGAGAGGGAAGCCGAGGGGGGAAAGCGGGAGGAAACGGCGGGAAAAGGTCCTCCTCTCGCTGACGGAGCGGCCCCACGCCCCTTTTCGCTTCTGCCGGCGCACCAAGGCGGCCCGGAGCGCTTGGGTTCGGCTCGGGCGCGCCGGCTGTTATTTCGGCCCAAACCGGCGCTAAATGAGGTcgtgggggcgcgactgggccgattttcgCCCGCCGGCGCTAAAAAATCgccgggggggagggggctgttgggggcgcggctggagatgctcttggCCCCACTTTGCGCAAATGACGTGTCGCAGTTACCGATGATGGCAGGGCCTGTGGCCTCATACGGTGGCGGCAAGTGACACGTGTCACTTGCCGGGCCTGCCGCCACAACAGTTTTGACAATTCCTCTCGAAGGTGGTCCTTTCTGTCAATTCACTCGCGCAAGTGGTCCGATTTGCCAAAAATTCCTAGTGTTACTCTTAGAACCCAAATTTTGTCACATTTTGTGAAAAAAAGCCCATCATGGAATGCAACAATTCCACATGAAACGTCCACATGCACTAATACGACTTCACGCATAGGGGAAGCCGTAGCGGTGGTGTGCAAGGGAGCTGATGGGATTTTCCTCGGGGCTTCAGCTAAAATCATTGAAGATATCCCTGATCCTGCTAGTCTCTTGCTAGAGATTTGAATCAATCCCTAATGAGAGAAACCTGTATAACCATTGGTGGCCAAGGTGGTAAAACTGTTGAACCCTAAGAAGGTAGATTCAGGACATCAGCTGCCAGATTGGGGCTGGCAGACCCTTGCATCTCCATCTTCCCTTGTTTATGATGGGCCATTTTTTGTAGGCTGATGATAATGTACCTGCGGTTCAATAAGCACAGAGGCCATTTCTTTTGGGAGGGTCCTGAGAGAAACACTAGTAACATTAGGTTAATTGGCCGAATGATTCCGAACATAGAGACACGGATGATATGGGGATCATGAACTCCAATCTTGTGAACATTGTCCTCTTGACTAAATAGATTGTGTGCCTTCTCAAGGAACAGCTAGATCAGATACTATGGCTGCAGCTGATTAGAGATAACTACCCATAAACGGGCGACATTCTATGTTGACTTTGTGGAGAGGACCATAGTTCTCGCACAGCCTACACAAAAATCAAAGGCCACCTCTACTTGGAGCAGTTCCACGTAATTGTTTTTGGTTTTAGAGGTAACATTCCTCCACCACCACTTTGGAATGATGCTTAGCAATTATTGCTCAGTGAATCCACGACCTTCATGTGACATGTGTTGATTCAACAAGGAGCGAAGAACAATTAGAGGAGCACGAGTAGCCAAGTGTCTGGAGCGTTGATCCGATCTAACAACCATAATTGATGAGCTGACCATTGATTATGGTTGCGGAAGGCATGACAATATGGTCAAACAGTTCCATCAAGCGGAATTTGGTTATTCATGTGTGACTTGCCTACCGAACACTCAACATAAAGGGTAGCATTATATTACTGTTGCAAAAAGGCACATTCACTATCAACATGAACTGAATCTCTCCACACTTGGCGTTAGTTATTTTTATGTTAGTTTGCAACTTTTAATTAAGATCCATTATTTACAAACATAATTATTCTTCTATCTTAACCACTGCATATCTAGCATATATCCAAATAACTATAACCCCGAGTGCGTCGGAAACACTCACAATAACACTTCCACGAAAGTGTGCTTCAACCCGCCCTATGCACTTGCAAGCCGTTGGTATGTTTCATCGATGTTGATGTTATTAATTTAATGCCAGGCCACTGCCCTTTATCTAAAAAATATCCACAACATTATTAAACAGTAAGAGTGAAATGTTCTCCTACAAGTGTAAAATCAAATCACACATTCATGAATCGTTTCTAAAGGCGAGGGCATTAGGACATCTCCACCGGGAACCCCGAAAGGGTGCCCGGCAAAAGTGTGGGGCAAGCCATTTGGGGGCGCCGACTCAAACTGTTGGCTGGTTCGGAGGTGCTGACCACACCGGCGCCTCCCAGAATGACCAAAATTAAACATATGTTTTTTTGACACGAAAATTAAACCTACATAGTTCTACGGATACAAAGCCTACATGGGAGATCCTCCCTTGTCCTCCAGTCATGCGTGGCTTCTGACATCCGGCGGTGTGTCTTGTCGCGCGCCTTCGGGTCCTGCCATTGCGGGCGCGGCCCTTCCTGCCGGACTCCGCAGCGTTTGCCTCCGCCTCGCTCCTCCTCTCGGCCGACGACGAGGCGCGCAATTCCACCAAGGCCTGAGTCAAGGCATCCATGAGCTCGCAATTGCGGGCCTCCTACGCGGTGCTCTGAAGGGACAGCCGAATGACGCTGCTTTCGAAGACGTCGCTCACCCCGTGGATGTCTTTGCGCGCCATCTCCCCACGCACCATTTGGAAGGAATTGAGGAGGCCCCCCCTGGTCGACAAAGGGCTCGGTGGTGGTGTTCACTCGTAGAAAACATGGTTTTGGTCCCGGCCAGATCAGACCATTAGTCTCGATTTtgttatgaaccgggactaatgtcaGCATCAGTctcggttcgagcggctaggaaACCAGCCAGGCCTCGGCAGGCATCAGTCCCGATTCAattgggacctttagtcccggttccagacaccaaccgggactaaaggggttgttgcactttagtcccggttggtgtctggaaccgggactaaagggtaggcctttagtcccagttgtAGAAACCAACCGGGACAAAGCCGCAGCGAGGTGGCTCAGCGCTGGACCGTCGCAAGAGCAAGTAGAGGCATCGAATGGAGTGCTATTGCTTGCTCTATAccgactacttcgccgacgcTCAACTACACGGCGAGAATGTATTTCGGCGCCTCAATATGCGTCAGGAGATtcgagacccacaggtgcattAAGAACTGCAGCACGATCTGgtgaagcacctatggaggctcaaggcCAACGCCTAGTTCGATGTGTTTTAATTTGTATTCTAATTATGAGCTTGATTCGTTGAACTATTTGATTTGCcttgatttttgtgatgaactatgtgataaaaaTTATTTTTTTGTTGAATTTGTGTCGAATCTGAGTTGGAACTCGACGGcgcgggcggggggtggggggggggggggtggtggtgttggaaccGGCTAGCCCTAGCTCACCCTCAGCTCACCCTCTCTCTGGCACATACACAGGAAGAAGACAACCCTGATTTCCGGCGACGAACGCCCCGGCGCTCACAACGCCATTTTTCTTTATAGCTGGACTAACCACCACGGGCTACAACCTTGGACGCACAACGCACGCGCTCTCGTAACAAACTCAACCAGGAGGGATTTTATACTTGGccgatgcatgcatgcacatcGCTGCCCACCTCCCCGATCTACACATTATCCATCCGCTCATCCCGGCCTCCATGACGCGCTCTACGCGTACGACCCGGCTGGCTGCGAACGGAACGCTGCGGCCGTTTTGCTACTACTGCCAGCCTAACTACGACGGCTACGAGCACTTACACGCACGCCACACACACATACGCCCGCTGCTGCGTCCCGCGCATCACCGACGCGCCCGACGAGCCCGACGAGCCCGACGGCACCAATGTGTCCCGCCCGTCCCGCGCGCACCCGACGCGCCCGACGAGCCCGACCACACACGCCGTGGCTTATTCCAACACACACCCCCTAAGCCACGGCCTAGAGGAGTCCGTCGTCGTCGACGTTGGCGCCGGCCAAGAGTGCATGCTCCGCCGCCGGTCCTTTCCACAGCTGCGGGCACTCGCGCCGGAAGTGCCCGTGCTCCCCGCACTTGTAGCAGCGCCTGCGCTTGTTGCCGCCGCTCCCCGACGCCACGCTGCGCCCGTCGTCGTCGTCCCGAGCACCGCCGTGTCGACGCTCCCGTGCTGCCCACTGCGCCGCCGTCATGAGCAGCTGCTCACCCCCGCGCTCGCCGCCGTCTTGTCCACGGCGCCGAACCCGCTCGTCGAACGCACGCAGCCGCCCGA
This sequence is a window from Aegilops tauschii subsp. strangulata cultivar AL8/78 chromosome 7, Aet v6.0, whole genome shotgun sequence. Protein-coding genes within it:
- the LOC141027906 gene encoding uncharacterized protein, which translates into the protein MADGEELDVYGGRLAAMAARYANLGETLGDAALVKKLLDTVPDRLFPVVAGIEQFHDVTTMAFDEALGRLRAFDERVRRRGQDGGERGGEQLLMTAAQWAARERRHGGARDDDDGRSVASGSGGNKRRRCYKCGEHGHFRRECPQLWKGPAAEHALLAGANVDDDGLL